A part of Fimbriiglobus ruber genomic DNA contains:
- the pheS gene encoding phenylalanine--tRNA ligase subunit alpha has product MADAVDELKALETTGLAELGAATDETALRAWNTKFFGDKGLMKAALSAIGKIPKDQRAAYGQEANKVKVALETAYESALAAVKEAAMMASLTTNPLDVTLPGRPRPRGRSHPATQILREIYAVFADMGFQVYRTREVETDEYNFEFLNMPPEHPARDMWDTFHTTTKGVVLRTHTSPGQIHVMRESCPNPVRVILPGMCYRYEAITTRSEIQFYQVEGLVIGEGVTMADLKGTLTAFARRMFGPERQIRIRSSYFPFTEPSIEVDIDWPKEDPNRDRLTKGTGWLEILGAGMVHPTVLRNGGYDPDKVTGFAFGMGPQRMLMLKHAIDDIRLFWQNDLRFLRQF; this is encoded by the coding sequence ATGGCCGACGCGGTGGACGAGTTGAAAGCCCTGGAGACGACCGGCCTCGCCGAACTCGGGGCCGCGACCGACGAGACCGCGCTGCGGGCCTGGAACACCAAGTTTTTCGGCGACAAGGGGCTGATGAAAGCCGCCCTATCGGCGATCGGCAAAATTCCCAAAGACCAACGGGCGGCTTACGGCCAGGAAGCGAACAAGGTCAAAGTCGCCCTCGAAACGGCGTACGAATCCGCGTTGGCCGCAGTCAAAGAAGCCGCTATGATGGCGAGCCTGACCACGAACCCGCTCGACGTGACGCTCCCCGGCCGCCCGCGGCCACGGGGCCGGTCGCACCCGGCTACCCAGATCCTACGGGAGATCTACGCGGTCTTCGCCGACATGGGGTTCCAGGTCTACCGGACCCGGGAGGTCGAGACGGACGAGTACAACTTCGAGTTCCTGAACATGCCGCCGGAACACCCGGCCCGGGACATGTGGGACACGTTCCACACCACCACGAAGGGCGTCGTCCTCCGGACGCACACGTCGCCGGGGCAGATCCACGTCATGCGGGAGTCGTGCCCGAACCCGGTCCGCGTGATCCTGCCGGGCATGTGCTACCGCTACGAGGCGATCACGACCCGGAGCGAGATCCAGTTCTATCAGGTGGAAGGGCTGGTGATCGGCGAGGGCGTGACGATGGCCGACCTGAAGGGGACGTTGACCGCATTCGCCCGGCGGATGTTCGGCCCCGAGCGGCAGATCCGCATCCGGTCGAGCTACTTCCCGTTCACCGAGCCGAGCATTGAAGTGGACATCGACTGGCCGAAGGAAGACCCGAACCGCGACCGGCTCACGAAGGGCACCGGCTGGCTGGAGATCCTCGGCGCCGGCATGGTCCACCCGACCGTCCTGCGGAACGGCGGGTACGACCCGGACAAGGTGACCGGGTTCGCGTTCGGCATGGGCCCCCAGCGGATGCTCATGCTCAAGCACGCGATCGACGACATCCGCCTGTTCTGGCAGAACGACCTGCGGTTCCTCCGGCAGTTCTAA
- a CDS encoding DUF1559 domain-containing protein, which yields MVRCSSRRRAGFTLIELLVVIAIIAILIGLLLPAVQKVREAAARSKCTNNLKQLALGVHGFHDVRGQFPYNGDPNNSGCCWAATKASWSWLARILPYIEQGPLFTSGGLGNSPEANQDTTNPAIVAMIKTVVPTFICPSDISPPTRTNTADWPGGTVMGVTSYKGVSGSNWAWGTATWNPVAGTGITNGSTNGLDNGDGIFWRSDVTRPLKITSIADGTSNTAMIGEEVSIIDQWAAWAYSNASNGTCAITLNNGFITGQPGFQSIGDWPDLYSFRSKHTNGANFAMADGHVLFVSNSIAQANYRAACTYAGGETIGMNQ from the coding sequence ATGGTCCGGTGTTCTTCTCGACGCAGGGCCGGCTTTACGCTCATCGAGCTGTTAGTCGTAATCGCGATCATCGCAATTCTGATCGGCCTCCTTTTGCCGGCCGTGCAGAAAGTTCGGGAGGCCGCGGCCCGGAGTAAATGCACCAACAATCTCAAGCAGTTGGCGCTCGGTGTCCACGGCTTCCACGACGTCCGCGGCCAGTTCCCCTACAACGGCGACCCGAACAACTCCGGGTGCTGTTGGGCCGCGACCAAAGCGTCCTGGAGCTGGCTCGCCCGGATCCTGCCCTACATCGAACAGGGACCGTTGTTTACGAGCGGCGGACTCGGAAATTCTCCCGAAGCGAACCAGGACACGACCAACCCCGCGATCGTCGCGATGATTAAGACCGTGGTGCCGACGTTCATTTGCCCGAGCGACATCAGCCCGCCGACGCGAACGAATACGGCCGACTGGCCGGGCGGAACGGTGATGGGGGTTACGAGCTACAAGGGCGTGTCCGGGTCCAATTGGGCCTGGGGTACCGCGACGTGGAACCCGGTCGCCGGCACGGGAATCACTAACGGCAGCACCAACGGCTTGGACAACGGGGACGGAATCTTCTGGCGGTCCGACGTCACGCGCCCGCTGAAGATTACCAGTATCGCCGACGGGACCAGCAATACGGCGATGATCGGGGAAGAGGTGTCGATCATAGACCAATGGGCCGCCTGGGCGTACTCGAACGCATCGAACGGCACCTGCGCAATTACGTTGAACAACGGGTTTATAACTGGTCAACCCGGGTTTCAAAGTATTGGAGACTGGCCGGATTTGTATTCGTTCCGGAGCAAACACACGAACGGGGCGAATTTCGCCATGGCCGACGGGCACGTTCTATTCGTCAGCAATTCCATCGCCCAGGCCAACTACCGGGCCGCCTGCACGTATGCGGGTGGCGAAACCATTGGCATGAACCAATAA